From the Mesotoga prima MesG1.Ag.4.2 genome, the window TCATCCATGAGAATTTTCGCATATTCTTCGGTTTTCTTCCTGTCTGAGGAAGCCAGAATCCTTTTCACGAAGCCGCCGATTATTGTTATTGGATTTCTAATCTCATGAGCGACTCTTGCAGACATTTCCCCCAGAGCCGCAAGTTTTTCCCTACCCTTCAGTTCCTGCTCAAGATTTCTCCTCCTAGTTATGTCATCTAAGGAGAGAATCACGCCAGTTAGACCTTTCCTTTTCTCTTCTCTCAGCGGTGTTATGCGAACGTCGAAGTATCTTTCTCCAAAGGCTTCAAAGTATTGATCCGTTAGGGTAATAGTCTCGCCAATTCTCATCGCATCCGACAAAAGGTCGATAATGCTTCCAAGTTGTGGTTTCATTGATTGAATCTTCTTTCCAATCAATTCTTCTCTTTCAATGTTCAAAAGAAATCCAGCAGTTCTGTTGATTTCCGTTATTTCACCGTCAACAGAACAAACTATGATTGCTGATTCTAGAGACTGAAGTATACTTGAAACGAATCTTCGATAATAATTGGAAAGATTTCTCTCTTTTTCGAGACTCTCTGCCATCTGTACGATTCTCTTATAGTTCTCCGTAAGTTCAAGAGCTACTCCTGTACTGTCGGCCAGCAATCCGAGAATCTCTATGTCACCACTGCTGATTTTCTTCCGGGAATAAGCATTGTCAACCACCAGTACACCTTGTACTTCTTCTTCCCCTGACACGGGAGCAATGAGATACTCGTCAGTGCCGATAATTCTGTTCATCAAGCTCAGCTCTTCTCCCCTGAGCCTGAGCATTTCCGGAGAAACGTGAACCATTTTTTTCCTGAGGATGACCCTTTCTAGAATGATATTCCCAGGATATGAAATTGATGCCGAAGGCTCATTATTAGTGGTACTTTGTGCCGCCTCAAGCGAAACATCTTGAAGATACCTTGTAAGATCACTGTATGCGGATCTATCCTTGAAACTATTGCCCCTCGTAGAATTTACTTGGGTTTCCAAAATGAGAAGGGAACGACCGCTATCTACACGGAAGTATGTGGCGCGATCGAATCTCAGTCCTGAGGAATCAGTCGCGCCTATTAGAAGAATTCTAACTATTCTCTCTCTGTCCATGCTTCTTTTCATGGCCTCGGTAATTTTGTGGAGAACTCCAAGCTTGAAAAGCTGATCTTTTTGATCATTTATGAGTTCTTCATGTTTCTTCCCAAGCTGTCTTAGCTTCCTTACTTCTAGCTCCAACCTCTTTGTAAGTCTTATTCTGCTAATAGCAACGGCCATTCTTCTGCTTATATCATCAAGAATTTTAAGATCTTCTTTGTCGAGATGTTTATATGCTCTGAATTCTCCTTCAATATCTTCCCTGTCTGCAGCGACGATCAGTCCGTTTAGTGTTCCTTCTACTGCTAGAGGAATAGCCATGAAGGAGCCCACAGAAACATCTTCTTTAAAGATTGCAGATGAGAGATCTGATTTTCTCGCAGAAACGAAAAGCTTCTCACTTGCCAGTTCACTCAACTGATCATCAGAAATCTCTATTTCGATTCCCTTGAGAGGGTTATTACCGTTTCCCACAGCCGCCTTCAGGTGAAGACTCTTTCCCTGCCCTTCGAGATAGAAGATCCATCTAACTCTCAACATTTCTCTTGCTATCTCCAATGATTTACGTATCAATTCTTCAACTTGAGTTTCGGTTTCCAGTACCGAAGTAAGCTTTGAAACCAGTTTCAATCGTCTGAAAGCTTCCTCTTCGGCTGATCTTTTCAGCGAATAATGCAAAGCAAGCTCAATTTCCTTTATCCAGTCCTTGAGTGATTTATTCGATTCTGCGCCTGCAGGCATAATCAGTAGCCCATGAGGTTCTCCATCGTAAGAAAGACTGACGAGAAATACTTTTTCTCTGAATTCTTTGCCATGAGAGGAAACAACAACGTTCATCTCTCCCGAAAAATCCTCAGAAAGCTCCTTCAGAGAGGGATTTAGGCTTAACCTTATCTCTCTACCAGTGCGAGTGAAGGCTTCATCTGGGTTGACTTCTTTGAAAACGTTTCGATATTTCTCCAGTATGAACAGCGATGCTTTTGAAGAGGGTTCAGAAGAAATCTTCTTCAAAATCCTCTGGATTACTTCATCGGATGATTTCTCAAAATTTGTTTTCTTCAGCATTACCACCACTCTTTCCTGCAATTTCGTTCATCCATTTCATGTGTTGAACATGACTCCCATTCCAGTAAAGCTGACCACACCTGGTGCATTTGTAAAGCCTTTCTGCCGTAAGCACCACATAATCTGGAACCATTGCAACATCTTTTAGGGAAGCCTCTTCAAGCAGACCGTTGCATTTCGAGCATCTGCTAAGAAAGTGAACATCGTCCAAACCTATCTGGAATCTTTGAATTACAGATTTGAGCTGCGAGCGCCAGTTCTCCGACTTGATTAAATAAGATCTGATCCCAAATTTAATCGCGATCTCCATCGCTTTCTTACTCTTAGTCAAAAACACATCCCGATTCTCAAATGACTTGCCTATCTCATTTCTAGAGCATATTTCCGTGTCAAAACCCATCAGTCTGAGCTTCCTCGCTAGTTTGGTTAAGGGCTCTTCAACCAAAAATCTCATTTCTTCACCATAAAAGAGAACACTACTCCTGCATAGTTTCTCTGGTCAACAAGATCGAAGGATCCTGCACCTTGCAAGACAAAACCCTTCTCTCTTACAGAAGATTCGACTATAAGCATTCCGGCAAGGTTTAGAAGCTCAGTATTTCTTTCAAGAACTGCCATAAGAGGCTGGATGTATTCCTCATCGAAGGGAGGGTCCGCAAATACGACGTCAAATGCGATTCCGCTTTTTACGAATGATGGAATTGCCCTACGAAAATCTGAGCAGAGAATCTCCAGATCCATAGAGGGATCAATTCCCCGTTTGTTTCCAAGAATTGAATTGCAGGCCCTTCTTGAAATCTCAACTGCCAAGACGTTGGCTGCACCCCTGCTAATGGCTTCAAAAGATATTATCCCACTCCCCGAAAAAAGATCTAAAAGGGACTTTGAGTTTATATCTATAACGTCGAAGAGGGCCTTACGAGCTAATTGGGGAGTGTGCCTGGTTTTCTTCGCTGTTGTTGGGTTAATCATTCTCCTGGCGAATTTTCCGCCGGTTATTGTCAACATGCTATCCTACCTCAATCAGTCTAGCTCTCTCTGAATATACCCTTTCCATTTCGATTCGTAGAGCACCGTGCTCAAGGAGTTCGGGGTCTTCTTCCATCAGTTGTTTTGCGTCTTCTCTTGCCTTGAAGAGAAGATCTCGATCGTTTACAATGTCACCAATAAGGAACTGAGGCATACCATGCTGCCTTAAGCCAAGAAACTCGCCCGGTCCTCGAAGTCTTAGATCAAGCTCGGCGACGTCGAATCCGCTCGAAGTAGAAGCGAATTCTCTGAGCCTTGACAGAGCATCATCTGAAATAGCTTTATTCATAACCATTACACAGATAGATTTAAGATTGCTTCTACCGACACGCCCTCTAAGTTGATGTAGCTGAGCCATTCCGAATCTTTCGGGGTGTTCAATAACCATAACAGTGGCGGTGGGTATATCTATCCCAACTTCGACAACGGTTGTTGAAACGAGAATCATGCTTTGCCTTGATCTGAATCTCTGCATTATCTCTTGTTTCTCGTTATCGTTTAACCTGCCGTGAAGCAATTCAACACCTACCCCTGGGAATACTTCTTCTCTAAGTTTCGTTGCTTCATCGGTAGCATTTTTCAGATCGACCTGTTCTGATTCTTCGATGAGCGGGTATATGAAAAATGCCTGATGACCCATCTTCAGTTCATCTGAGATGTATGAGTAAAGATCTTTAAGTCTTTTTCTTGCGAGTATAATTGTTCTGACTGGGGATCTTCCTTTTGGCAATGTAAGAATTGTCGAAATATCGAGGTCTCCATAAACCGTTAAAGCAAGAGTCCTGGGAATTGGAGTGGCGGTCATGACGAGACTGTCGAGAAGCTTGCCTTTTGTTGTCAATGTTTCTCGTTGCTTGACCCCAAATCTATGTTGTTCATCGACAACCACAAGGCCAAGATTTTTAAATTCAACACCATCCTGGATGAGTGCGTGAGTACCGACAACCACATCTATTTCTCCCTTCTTCAACCTCATCCTCACAAAATCCTGTTCGTTTTTTTTCAATGATCCCGTCAACAGACCGGTTTCAATCCCAATAGGCGAAAGTTCTCTCTTGATCTTCTCATAGTGCTGCATTGCAAGTACAGAAGTAGGTACCATCAAGGCGCTCTGATAGCCAGCTTCGTAATTATCGACCATTGCCAGTTCAGCGACCAGAGTCTTCCCGGAGCCAACATCACCTTGAAGTAGTCTATTCATAGGCGAAGCGGCCCTCATGTCATCTCTGATTTCTTCGAAAGCAGTAACCTGATCTTTAGTTAGTTCAAATGGCAAGGATTCGATCAGTCTCTTCGACAAGACGCCGCTGATTTCCTTTTGGAGACCCTGATACTCTTTCCTAATCTGGCGTTTTCTGAATAAGATTGTAGTCTCAAACAGAAAGAACTCCTCATAAGCCAGCGATTCTCTAGCCTTCCTAATTTCATAAAGGCTCTTTGGAAAGTGAATAGCGGTAAACGCATGTTTTCTGGGAAGTAATCCCCTTTCAGTGGTTATTGAGGAAGGTACTAGATCGTCCAACGATCTTACCAAGCCGAGATTTCGTTTGACGATCTTTCTCATCATCTTCATAGAAATGCCCGAAGTTAGCGAATAAACAGGAAGGATTTCTCTTGGCACTTCGCCTTGGATCTCCTCTATTTCTGGAGAGTTCATCTCCATGGGGCCAAATGGAGTTTCCTTTGCCAAACCGTGAATCAAGTACTCTCGGTCCCTCCTAAGCTTCTGAATAATATAGTCCTGATTAAACCACTTAAGAAGCAACTGACCAAAACCATCGCTGACTACTGCTGAGATAATTGTATAACCCGATGCCTTCTTTGCAGAGAAGTTCAGAAGACGGCCTTTTACACTTACCTTTCGGTCAGGAACTATCGAGGAAATGGGCATAATTATCCTTCGATCTTCGTAATCTCTCGGGAAATATTGTATTAGGTCGCCAATTGTTTCGATATCCATTCTCTTCAGTATCTTTGATCTCGCTTCACCTACCGAATATGCGTACTTAATGGGTGTCGAAGGTGAAACCGGTCTACCAAGAAGAGATTCAATTTCTTCTGAATTGTGAAGTAGAAAAAAATTCCTTAGCTTGGCTATCATTTCGAGGCCGTTTTTCAATCTTTTGACCTTTCGATCATGAGGAAACTCGTCAATTCTGGAGAGGTAAGAAATAAACTTAGACAAGTATTCGCCAAGCGAGGAGAAATGAGACAACTCGGACCTATCGAGCAAAGATAGGAAACGCTTGAGCTCGGGTAATACATTATCTTCCCTTTTACCGCTGAGGTGAGCTTCGAGAAGTCTTTCACATTCTTCAAGGAATTGCTCCAAGAGCATTATTCTGCTTCTCTCTCCCCGTAGCAAGCAAGTCCAAAAACCGCAGGACCGCTGTGACAAGCTATCGTAGGCCATATTCTACCGCTGACCAGCTCAATGTCACTTCTAGATATTCCAAGTCTCGACTCGATCGATTCTATAAGCCATTCAGTTGTCTCATGCATAACGGTCAAATACTCTTCGCTTCCATAAATCGAGTAAAGCGTGATTGATTTTCTCCTGTTTTGAAGAAATTCCACGATGTTCTGAACCATCTGTTCCTGAAGCTTCTTCATACCTCTGAGTTTTGCTATTGGGCTTATAAATCCTTCTTCATCAACAGAAAGAATTGGTTTTATGTTTAGCAAGGTTCCTGCGAGCCCCTGTGCCTTTCCTATTCTTCCATTCTTAATGAGATACTTCAAAGTGGGAACACTAAACTCCATAAAAGTATTATCAATGACACGGGGTACGCTTTCAAAAACCTCGTCTAGACTACATCCAGTTTCAACGAGCTTGATAAGCTTTCTGGCCACAAGATTAGCACCAATAGACACTTTTCTGGTATCGACCACCCGAACATCTATTCCTTCGACCATTTTGGAAGCCATTACGCAAGTTTCGTACACCCCTGACATCTTTGATGAAAAGTGAATATCAAGAAGCTCTGTATATCCTCTTGACCTAATATCGTTATAATATTCAAGTACCTGACCCAACGGTGGCTGCGCCGTATGAAATTCCTTTGAGTTTTCAACGATTCTATAAAACACATTCTCCATGAAGTCAAAGTCATCGGTGTATTCCTTATCGTCAATTATCACCTTCATCCCCATGAAAAATAGCTTATGCTCCCGAACAAAATCCCTGCTAGGTGCACAACCGGAATCAACGGATATTGCTATCAAATCGCTCACCTGCCTTCGGCGAATATTATTTCTTCTTCATCTCCATTATCTAATCGCACACACCAACTCCCATTAATCTCATCCGTTTCCAAGTGATAACCGTTGATCTCAACAGCCAGCTTTTTTCCATGTTCCATACTGAACAGAAGAAGCTTTTCTGCTGAGACTCTTACTCCTCTCATTATTGAAGCTTCTAGCATCAGCTGGGTGTTTTTCCTGTTGGAACTGACAACGTTCAATGCAAAAAGGGAAGTTATGGTGCAAATGCTTAGAAGCAGTACAGCCAGAACTAGTGTAACAACATTGCCTTTTTTCATTATTCTCCTTTCAAATAACCTACGTAAGGAAGATTGCGACAAACCTCCTCGTAGTCAAGTCCATAACCGACTATGAACTGATCCCCAATCTTTTCACCTGTAAAATCAATTTTGACTCCATGATCGTGAATGGTCTTTTCGAAAAGCGATACTAGTTTTACATCCGCTGGTTTTTGCTTCCAGATATAGTTGATAATGTACCTGAGAGTTCCTCCTGTGTCAACTATGTCTTCAACAAGCAAGACGTAGCGATTGGTAACCGATTCATCTACCCAGGTTTTAACGCGAATCCTACCGGTAGTTGATGCTCCAGAATAACTGGAAACATGAACAAAGTTGTATCGGACCTTCAAATTCAGCCGCTTAAGTAAGTCACTGTAAAAATGAACCGACCCCTTCAAGATACATACTGCAGTAATTTCATCAGTAATCGGTGAATAGTATTCATTAATCTTCTCTGCCAGTCCATTGACGATTTTCTTCAGTTCCTCTTCTGAATAAAGGACTTCGATTCTTGCAGGATCAAAGAGCATTTCCTTCACCTCCGGGAGTCACGATAATTATACCATCGGAGGATGATGATGCGATCCAATCGCAAAAAGCTGAATGTAGAAATTGATGCACAGTTGCGTTAGAATGCTTTTTGTCAAGCAAGAAAATTTGGTTGAAATAAATGTCTGATTTGTGGGCGGGGCGAAAGCATGAGTGAACACTATCTCCTTAACTATGTGGATTGTACGGAATATAAACTTCCTCTTGATCTCCAGAATATCTTTGGAAGAAAGAGAGAGACTTTCTTAGAAATTGGTTTTGGAAGCGGAGAATTCATACTTCAGAAGGCAATTGAGAACCCCAATGCCGATTATCTTGGTGTTGAGCTATCAATGATAAGTGCCAAAAAGCTTTTGAAATCAATCTCAAGGAATCATGTTGGAAATGTTCGCGCACTGCTTGTAGATGCATCTTTTGCTCTGCGAAACATACTTCCTAAAGATTCAATGTCGGGAGTATACATGAATTTTCCTTGTCCGTGGCCAAAAAAGAGACATTCAGAACGGAGGCTCAATACAGTTAGTTTCATTGAGAAGATTGCCAAAGTGCTAAAAAAGGGCGGTTTTTTCCAGCTGTATTCGGATTCAGAAGAGTTTGTTCATGAAATGTTTGGAGAAGTTGGAAAGACGAACTGTTTCGATGATCCAGTCCTTGAAGTGAATCCTACGGTCGGAGTAGGAACAAGATACGAGAAGAAATGGCTGGATATGAGTAAAGAGATCTTTAGGATGAAATGCGTAAGAATCAAATGCGAAATAAATGGTGAAGAGGACGTGGTTCGTGTGTCGAACTTGTGGATCGATGACATTGACGAGAAATCTCTTCAGAAAGTCGACGGGAAGAGTTTTTCGAAAAATGAGATTTTTGTGAAATTCATGGGGCTGTACAGAAATATGGACCGCAATACCTTCTTGATTGAAACGCTAACAGTCGATAGGGACTTCTCCCAGCGATTCTACGTAAACCTATCAAGGAGAGGGAATCGTTGGCTCATCAAACTGGATAGCCAAGCAAGACCGTTCAGGACTAAGGCTGTAAAGTTTGCTCTGAGAGTATTGTCAGAGAAAATCGCGAAGAAAGATCCTGGTGGAGACCAAAATCATTAGATCTCTCAGTTATTGCCTATATTGTTATTGGTCAAATAGAAAACGAAAGCTCATTCTACAAAGAAACAGTTTCCAAGCTATGAAAAAGTGGGGCGCTTCAGCACCCCACCCGGAACAGGCAACCTACAGCTTCTTGAAGAGAAGGGAAGCGTTATGACCTCCAAATCCAAAGGAATTCTTCTGTACGAAATGTAATTCTTTTTCAACTCCGAAGTTCGGAGTATAGTTCAGATCGCACTCTGGGTCAGGACTCGAATAGTTTATAGTGGGTGGAATAAAGGAATTTTTCATTGAGAGTAGAGTTGCGACAGCTTCTATGGCTCCTGCTGCACCTAGTGCGTGACCGGCCATCGACTTCGTCGAACTAATGTTCAAGTCTTGTCGATTTCCAAATAGACGCTTAATTGCTCGGGTTTCCATTAGGTCGTTTAATGGAGTCGAAGTACCATGAGCATTGATGTAGTCAACTTCTGAGGGATCAACTCCGGCTTCTTCTAAAGCCATTTTCATCGCTCTGTACGCTCCGTCTCCGGACTCTTCCGGTGAAGTAATGTGAAATGCGTCGTCGGTTGAGCCGTAACCAACGACCTCTCCGTAGATCATAGCACCACGTTTCATGGCATGTTCATACTCTTCTATGATCAATGTTGCCGATCCTTCAGCCATAACAAATCCATCACGATCACGATCGAACGGTCTGGAAGCAGTTTTAGGAGTTCCACGTGAAAGAGCGTTCATATTCGAAAATCCGGCTAGAGCAAGAGGTGTTACTGTGGCTTCCGAACCCCCCGTCATGGCAATATCGAGAATTCCGGCTCTAATAAGCCTTGTAGCTTCACCTATTGCATTGGTTGCCGAGGCACATGCTGTGGAAAGGGTGAAGTTCGTGCCTCTGAAATTGAAGCGAATCGCCAAAAGTCCGGGTGCCATGTTTGCTATCGTCATAGGGATAAGGAAGGGACTGATTCTTGACGGACCTTTGTTCATTAGAACAGAATGTTGATCTTCTATCACATCCATTCCGCCAAGTCCCACGCCATAAATTACCCCCGCTCTTTCTGAGTTTATTCGGCTATTCCCCAGTCCGGAATCATCGTACGCTTCACTTGCGCTCGCGATTGCCATCTGGACAAACCTTGCATTTCTCTTTGCGTCTTTTCTATCCATGTATTTAGTTGGATCGAAATTCTTAACCTGACCGGCAACCTTTGCCCCATATTCGGACACGTCAAATGTACTTATCCAGTCTATTCCCGAGGTACCAGATTTAAGCGATTCCCAGAATTCTGTCAGATTAGTTCCGATCGAGCTAATAACCCCCATTCCAGTAACTACGACTCTTTTCATCCTATTTTTCATCGAGCGTGCTTATGAATTTGACAACATCATCAATGGTCCTGAAGCTAGACGCCTGGCTATCACTGATTTGAACTTCGAATTTGTCTTCAAGCTCCATGACAAGATCTACCAAGTCTAGTGAATCTGCACCGAGGTCTTCAATAAATCTCGAATTACCGCTGATTTCACCAGCTTCCATTCCCAGACAATCTGCAACGACTG encodes:
- the recG gene encoding ATP-dependent DNA helicase RecG produces the protein MLLEQFLEECERLLEAHLSGKREDNVLPELKRFLSLLDRSELSHFSSLGEYLSKFISYLSRIDEFPHDRKVKRLKNGLEMIAKLRNFFLLHNSEEIESLLGRPVSPSTPIKYAYSVGEARSKILKRMDIETIGDLIQYFPRDYEDRRIIMPISSIVPDRKVSVKGRLLNFSAKKASGYTIISAVVSDGFGQLLLKWFNQDYIIQKLRRDREYLIHGLAKETPFGPMEMNSPEIEEIQGEVPREILPVYSLTSGISMKMMRKIVKRNLGLVRSLDDLVPSSITTERGLLPRKHAFTAIHFPKSLYEIRKARESLAYEEFFLFETTILFRKRQIRKEYQGLQKEISGVLSKRLIESLPFELTKDQVTAFEEIRDDMRAASPMNRLLQGDVGSGKTLVAELAMVDNYEAGYQSALMVPTSVLAMQHYEKIKRELSPIGIETGLLTGSLKKNEQDFVRMRLKKGEIDVVVGTHALIQDGVEFKNLGLVVVDEQHRFGVKQRETLTTKGKLLDSLVMTATPIPRTLALTVYGDLDISTILTLPKGRSPVRTIILARKRLKDLYSYISDELKMGHQAFFIYPLIEESEQVDLKNATDEATKLREEVFPGVGVELLHGRLNDNEKQEIMQRFRSRQSMILVSTTVVEVGIDIPTATVMVIEHPERFGMAQLHQLRGRVGRSNLKSICVMVMNKAISDDALSRLREFASTSSGFDVAELDLRLRGPGEFLGLRQHGMPQFLIGDIVNDRDLLFKAREDAKQLMEEDPELLEHGALRIEMERVYSERARLIEVG
- a CDS encoding ATP-binding protein, whose translation is MLKKTNFEKSSDEVIQRILKKISSEPSSKASLFILEKYRNVFKEVNPDEAFTRTGREIRLSLNPSLKELSEDFSGEMNVVVSSHGKEFREKVFLVSLSYDGEPHGLLIMPAGAESNKSLKDWIKEIELALHYSLKRSAEEEAFRRLKLVSKLTSVLETETQVEELIRKSLEIAREMLRVRWIFYLEGQGKSLHLKAAVGNGNNPLKGIEIEISDDQLSELASEKLFVSARKSDLSSAIFKEDVSVGSFMAIPLAVEGTLNGLIVAADREDIEGEFRAYKHLDKEDLKILDDISRRMAVAISRIRLTKRLELEVRKLRQLGKKHEELINDQKDQLFKLGVLHKITEAMKRSMDRERIVRILLIGATDSSGLRFDRATYFRVDSGRSLLILETQVNSTRGNSFKDRSAYSDLTRYLQDVSLEAAQSTTNNEPSASISYPGNIILERVILRKKMVHVSPEMLRLRGEELSLMNRIIGTDEYLIAPVSGEEEVQGVLVVDNAYSRKKISSGDIEILGLLADSTGVALELTENYKRIVQMAESLEKERNLSNYYRRFVSSILQSLESAIIVCSVDGEITEINRTAGFLLNIEREELIGKKIQSMKPQLGSIIDLLSDAMRIGETITLTDQYFEAFGERYFDVRITPLREEKRKGLTGVILSLDDITRRRNLEQELKGREKLAALGEMSARVAHEIRNPITIIGGFVKRILASSDRKKTEEYAKILMDELQRLDRIVGEVLEVSRRKAKPSKEAFDLVSMTREILAGFEEKAASENVKLVLYTKEERIEYYGNRDKIKQVIINLVQNAIEASESGDEVHVTLEKDSEEIRFSAWNGGKTIPEETLKRIFEPFFTTKTLGTGLGLSICKKIVEEHGGSIHASSGSEGTVFTFRLPTKEFGRFDLEKSTDS
- a CDS encoding Mut7-C RNAse domain-containing protein; the protein is MRFLVEEPLTKLARKLRLMGFDTEICSRNEIGKSFENRDVFLTKSKKAMEIAIKFGIRSYLIKSENWRSQLKSVIQRFQIGLDDVHFLSRCSKCNGLLEEASLKDVAMVPDYVVLTAERLYKCTRCGQLYWNGSHVQHMKWMNEIAGKSGGNAEENKF
- the fabF gene encoding beta-ketoacyl-ACP synthase II, producing the protein MKRVVVTGMGVISSIGTNLTEFWESLKSGTSGIDWISTFDVSEYGAKVAGQVKNFDPTKYMDRKDAKRNARFVQMAIASASEAYDDSGLGNSRINSERAGVIYGVGLGGMDVIEDQHSVLMNKGPSRISPFLIPMTIANMAPGLLAIRFNFRGTNFTLSTACASATNAIGEATRLIRAGILDIAMTGGSEATVTPLALAGFSNMNALSRGTPKTASRPFDRDRDGFVMAEGSATLIIEEYEHAMKRGAMIYGEVVGYGSTDDAFHITSPEESGDGAYRAMKMALEEAGVDPSEVDYINAHGTSTPLNDLMETRAIKRLFGNRQDLNISSTKSMAGHALGAAGAIEAVATLLSMKNSFIPPTINYSSPDPECDLNYTPNFGVEKELHFVQKNSFGFGGHNASLLFKKL
- the acpP gene encoding acyl carrier protein: MEKTSTIQEKVISVVADCLGMEAGEISGNSRFIEDLGADSLDLVDLVMELEDKFEVQISDSQASSFRTIDDVVKFISTLDEK
- the trmB gene encoding tRNA (guanosine(46)-N7)-methyltransferase TrmB; this translates as MSEHYLLNYVDCTEYKLPLDLQNIFGRKRETFLEIGFGSGEFILQKAIENPNADYLGVELSMISAKKLLKSISRNHVGNVRALLVDASFALRNILPKDSMSGVYMNFPCPWPKKRHSERRLNTVSFIEKIAKVLKKGGFFQLYSDSEEFVHEMFGEVGKTNCFDDPVLEVNPTVGVGTRYEKKWLDMSKEIFRMKCVRIKCEINGEEDVVRVSNLWIDDIDEKSLQKVDGKSFSKNEIFVKFMGLYRNMDRNTFLIETLTVDRDFSQRFYVNLSRRGNRWLIKLDSQARPFRTKAVKFALRVLSEKIAKKDPGGDQNH
- a CDS encoding RsmD family RNA methyltransferase, translated to MLTITGGKFARRMINPTTAKKTRHTPQLARKALFDVIDINSKSLLDLFSGSGIISFEAISRGAANVLAVEISRRACNSILGNKRGIDPSMDLEILCSDFRRAIPSFVKSGIAFDVVFADPPFDEEYIQPLMAVLERNTELLNLAGMLIVESSVREKGFVLQGAGSFDLVDQRNYAGVVFSFMVKK
- a CDS encoding DegV family protein; this translates as MSDLIAISVDSGCAPSRDFVREHKLFFMGMKVIIDDKEYTDDFDFMENVFYRIVENSKEFHTAQPPLGQVLEYYNDIRSRGYTELLDIHFSSKMSGVYETCVMASKMVEGIDVRVVDTRKVSIGANLVARKLIKLVETGCSLDEVFESVPRVIDNTFMEFSVPTLKYLIKNGRIGKAQGLAGTLLNIKPILSVDEEGFISPIAKLRGMKKLQEQMVQNIVEFLQNRRKSITLYSIYGSEEYLTVMHETTEWLIESIESRLGISRSDIELVSGRIWPTIACHSGPAVFGLACYGEREAE
- the hpt gene encoding hypoxanthine phosphoribosyltransferase, with amino-acid sequence MLFDPARIEVLYSEEELKKIVNGLAEKINEYYSPITDEITAVCILKGSVHFYSDLLKRLNLKVRYNFVHVSSYSGASTTGRIRVKTWVDESVTNRYVLLVEDIVDTGGTLRYIINYIWKQKPADVKLVSLFEKTIHDHGVKIDFTGEKIGDQFIVGYGLDYEEVCRNLPYVGYLKGE